AATTTTTTTGGTTTTTATGTAGTCTCCTAGTTATTCTCAAAATCTTTTTAAATTTTTAATTTAGAAAAGATTTGTATTTCATGAGGGAGGAATAAATGAACAAAAGATTAGCATTTATTTTGTTGTGTTGCGTTGTTTTAGCATGTGTAGGTGGTTGTTTTTATTTTGAATTGTTTTCAGAAAACTCGTCTAGCATATCTATTTCAGCAGGGGCTCAGCATTCCTTAATAGTAAAAAATGGTAAACTTTATGGAGCAGGAAATAATGAATGTGGACAGTTAGGAGATGGTTCAATAATTGATAAAGGTACTTTTGAGTTTATTATGAAAAATGTTGATAAAGTTAAGGCAGGTTCTTTTTATTCTTTGATTTTAAAAAAAGATAATTCTTTATGGGCTGTAGGTCGTAATGGACACGGTGAACTAGGCATTGGTACTGTGTTAGATAAACGTTTTCCAGTAAAGGTTATAGATAATGTAAGAGATATGTGGGTTGGGGAAATGCATACATTTTTTTTAAAGCAAAATGGAACACTATTAGGATGTGGGTTTAATTATCATGGACAATTGGCTAGTAATGAATGGTATAATAAACTTTTTCCCATAAAGATTAAAAAGAAAAATGGGGAAGTTTTTAATAAGGTTAAAATGGCTGCTTTAGGATATGGACATAGTTTGG
This region of Desulfonauticus submarinus genomic DNA includes:
- a CDS encoding RCC1 domain-containing protein: MNKRLAFILLCCVVLACVGGCFYFELFSENSSSISISAGAQHSLIVKNGKLYGAGNNECGQLGDGSIIDKGTFEFIMKNVDKVKAGSFYSLILKKDNSLWAVGRNGHGELGIGTVLDKRFPVKVIDNVRDMWVGEMHTFFLKQNGTLLGCGFNYHGQLASNEWYNKLFPIKIKKKNGEVFNKVKMAALGYGHSLVLTKDGVLWGIGNNKYGQLGKTREEDVCKPIKIAENVLYVDAGLFFTLFVKRDYTLWGLGNNDYGQLGDGSRKNKFTPVKIMNDVKKVSAGVGFTMILKSDGSLWAVGNNEYGQLGTGDNKNRLLPVEVLCCVKDVVAGYYHTLVLKKDDTIWATGNNEYGQLGDGTFVNKNEFIRVF